CCAAGCCCAAGCCGCAGCGCCAACCGTTGTGTGGGCCGGGCTGCAGGGGGCATCGGGTGGGGGTGCGGGCGCGGGGTTATCTGACGGCCGCATACTGATCAATAACAAGAACCATTCGCATTAGCGTTATTTTATGGTCTAATGCCGTTTCCGTCAAGGGACAGACTGTGGCCGTTTGCGCTGCCGATCGTCGCCTCACCCAAAGCTAATTTTTTCGGAGTTGTCTGCATGAGCACCCGCCGTACCCTACTCAAATCATCGGCCGCTGCGGCGGCCCTGGTCGTCGCCCCAGCGATTGTGCGCGCCCAGAATTTTCCTTCGCGCCCGCTGCGCCTGATCGTCGCTTCGGCGGCCGGTGGCAATGCCGACGTGGTCACGCGCCTGATGGCGCCCGAGCTCGAGCAGCGCCTCGGGCAGCGCATCGTGGTTGAAAACCTCGCCGCTTCGTCGGGCATGCAGGGCACCGAGGCGGTGGCGCGCGCCGAGCCCGACGGTCACACGCTGCTGGTGGGCACCGCCTCGCAACTGGTGTTCAATCTGGCGCTGTTCGACCCCATGCCCTTTGACCTCGTGGGCAGCTTGCGTGGCGTGGCCATGATCAACAAGGTGCCGCTGGTCATGCTGGTCAACCCCAATGATCCGGCCGCCAACATGCGCGACTACATCGCGCGCCTGCGCGCTGCACCGGGGCGTTACCAGTACGGTTCGGGCCCGCGCGGCACCACCACCCACATCACTGGTCTGATGTGGGCGCGTGCGGCCGGGGTCGAAGTCCAACACGTGCCCTACCGCGCCGGCGCCGAGGGGCTGCGCGATCTCATGGCTGGGCGCATCTCGCACCAGTTCGACGTCGCCGTGACCGCCATCCCGCACGTGCAGTCGCGCGCGCTGCGTGCGCTGGCCGTGACCAGCCGCCGCCGCTTGCAGGTGCTGCCCGATGTGCCCACGGCCGCCGAACAGGGCCTGCCAGGTTTCGAGGGCTTTACCTGGAACTCGATCGCCGCGCCGGCGGGCACGCCGCAGCCCATCGTCGAGCGCCTGAACCGCGAAATCGCGGCCGTGCTCGAAGTGCCGGCGCTGCGCGAGCGCCTCGTGGGCTGGGGCAGCGAGTTCACCGGTGCCATGAGCCCGTCGCAGGTCGATGCCTTTTACGCCGAAGACCGGCGCATCTGGGTGCCGCTGGTGCGCGAAGCCAGCCGGGCGGTTTAGGCGCTTCGATTCACCCCAGCAGGTGCGCAGCCGCAGGCGCATGCATCTGCTTGGGCTCTTGCACCTGTGCGCGCTCCCGGAGATGCCGGCGGTTACAGGACCGTGTTGGTGTGCAGGCCGCCGGGGGGCCTAGCCGCCGTTGCAAACCACCGCCTGCGCCGGCGGTGCGCCAGCCGCAGCGCCGCGCTCGAAGGTGACGACGTGATCCACCGCCGCCTTAATCCCGATCCACTCGCCGACGGCGTGGTCGTGGTGCGAAGGCACGTGCGTCATCACCGTCTCGCCGCTGTTCAGTTGCAGGGTGTAGAGGAACTCGGAGCCGCGAAACGATTTGCGCACGATGCGCGCCTTCACCGGTGCGGCGTCGTCGTGCACGATGTCGTCGGCGCGCAGCAGCACGTCGCACAGGCCGTCGGGGTAAGCGCTGGGCAGCGGGCACGCGGCCACGTCTTGCAGCGGCCCTAGGGGGGTTTGCACCTGCACCTCGGCGCCCAAATGGGCGATCTGCGCCGGGGCAAACACGCCGTGGCCGATGAATTCGGCCACGAAGCGCGTGGCCGGGCGGTGGTAGAGCGTGTAAGCGCGGTCCCACTGGTGCAGCTCGCCCTGGTGCATCACGCCGATCATGTCGCCAATAGCAAAGGCTTCGAGCTGGTCGTGCGTCACCAGCAGCGCGGTGGCCCCGGCGGCCTTCAAAATCCCGCGCACTTCGTGCGCCAGGCGCTCGCGCAGGTCCACGTCGAGGTTGGAGAAAGGCTCGTCGAGCAGCAGCAGGCGTGGGCTGGGGGCGAGTGCGCGCGCCAGCGCCACACGCTGCTGCTGGCCGCCCGAGAGCTCGTGCGGGTAGCGCCCGTGCAGCCCCTCGAGCCCGACCAGCGCCAGCACCTCTTGCACCCGCTGCAGCCGCGCTGGCTTGGGCAGATGGCGCAGCCCGAAGGCCACGTTGGCGCGCACGTCAAGGTGCGGAAACAGCGCGTAATCTTGGAATACCATGCCGACGCGGCGCTGCTCGGGCGGCATATGCGTCTGGGCGTTGCTGACCACTTCACCCCCAAGCGCGACTTGTCCACCGCTGGCGCGCTCGAGCCCGGCCACGGCGCGCAGCAAGGTGGTTTTGCCGCAGCCCGAAGGGCCGATCAGCACCCCGATCTGGCCCGCCTCGAGGCCGAAAGAAACAGAGCGCACCGCAGGCTGGGCGGTGTGGGGGTATTGAACCGAGAGTTGGGACAGGGTCAGGAACATGGTGCTTTATTCTAGACGATTGTTGTTCTCATTCATAATGATGAAAGAGCGTTTCTCGCCTCCGTTTACCCTGCGTCGGCCCACCTCCCGCTTTATACTTTGAGGGCATTTACGCGCCGCTCAACCCGATTCCCATGGCCAAACCCAAGCTGAAAAAAATTCCGACTGCCCAAGTGCGGCTCGGTATGTACATCGAGGGTTTTTGCGGCTCTTGGATGGATCACCCGTTCTGGCGCAGCAAGTTCGTCATCACCGATGCGCACGATCTGAGTTTGGTGCACGGGTGCGCGATCAAGGAGGTGCTGATCGACGTCAGCCAGGGCTTGGATGTCGCACCAGCCGCCGCCACCAACGCCGATCCCGCTTCCGTCGCCGCAGAGCCCCAGCCGCCTGCCGCCAGCCCTGAGGTGCTTGCCAGCTCCGACACCGAGGCGGTCTCGATGCGCGACGAGTATCAGCGTGCAGCCGCCATCTGCAAAGCCGCCACCGGCGCGGTGCGCCACATGTTCGCCGAGGTGCGCATGGGCCGCGCCATCGACCCAGAGGTGGCGCGCCAAGTGGCCGAGGAGATCACCGATTCGGTGTTGCGCAACGGCGGCGCCCTGATCAGCCTCGCGCGCCTGAAAAGCGCCGACGGCTACACCTACATGCACTCGGTGGCGGTGTGCGCGCTGATGGTGGCGCTGGCGCGTCAGTTGGGTTTGAGCGCAGCCGAGACGCGCGCGGCGGGCTTTGCGGGCCTGATGCACGACCTAGGCAAGGCCGACGTGCCGCTGGAGGTGCTCAACAAAGCCGGCCGCCTGACCGAAGCCGAATTTGCCCAAGTGCGCCTGCACCCAGAACACGGGCACCGGCGCTTGCTCGCCGCCGGCGTCGATGACCCGATGGCGCTCGACGTCTGCCTGCACCACCACGAGCGGCTCGACGGCAAGGGCTACCCAAAGCGGTTGGCGGGCGAGGCCATCAGCCGCATGGCGCGCATGGGGGCGGTGTGCGATGTCTATGACGCCATCACCTCGAACCGGCCCTACAAAGAGGGCTGGGACCCGGCCGAATCGCTGGCCAAAATGGCGCAGTGGACCCACGGCCACCTCGATGCCGCGATTTTTCAGGCCTTTGTGCGCAGCCTCGGCATTTACCCCACGGGTTCGCTGGTGCGGCTGAGCAACGGCAAGCTGGCGGTGGTGGTGGAGCAGTCCAAGGCGTCTTTGCTCAAGCCGGTGGTTAAAACCGTGTTTTCCACCACGAGCAATTAGCGCGTGCAGCCGCAACTGATCGACCTCTCGGCACCCGACTGCCGCTGGCAGATCGAAAAGCGCGAAAACCCCAAAGACTGGAAAATCCCCGACCTCGACGCGGTCTGGATGGATGAGCTGGCGAATCCACAGGGCGCATAGGGTGGGTGCAGCAATAGCGGCACCTGGATCCGAGAACTGGCAGGGTGTGGCCCCACCGACAGGAATCGAACCTGTATTTGCCGCTTAGGAGGCGGCCGTTCTATCCATTGAACTACGGCGGGTGGTAGCTGCGCAAGATTATCCCCGATGCCCGCTGCTGAGGGCGACATTGCTGGGGGCGCTATTTCGAGAGCACCCGCGTGGCCTCTTCGAGCCCGCGCAGCGTCAGCGGGTACATGCGCTGGCCAAGGATTTGCTGGATCAGCTCGATGCTGCGCTGGTAGGGCCACAGGCCCGCCGGTTGCGGGTTGATCCAGGCGTGGCGCGGGTAGTGGTGCGCGAGGCGCTGCAACCAGTCGGCCCCGGTTTCGGCGTTGGCGTATTCGACGCTGCCGCCGGGCTGCAGGATTTCGTAGGGGCTCATGGTCGCGTCGCCGACAAAAATCAGCTTGTAGTCGCGGTGGTAGGTGTGCAGCAGGTCGAGTGTGGCGGTGCGCTCGCTGTGGCGGCGCTGGTTGTGCTTCCAGACGAAGTCATAGACGCAGTTGTGGAAGTAGTAGATTTCGAGGTGCTTGAACTCGGCCTTGGCGGCCGCAAACAGGGCCTCGACCTGATGCACGTGCTCGTCCATGCTGCCGCCCACGTCGAGCAGCAGCAGCACCTTGACCAGGTTGTGGCGCTCGGGCACTTGGCGCAGCTCGAGCCAGCCGGCGTTGGCAGCGGTGGCCCGGATGGTGTCGGGCAAGTCGAGCTCGAGCGCGCTGCCTTGGCGCGCGAATTTACGCAGCCGCCGCAGCGCCAGCTTGAGGTGGCGCGGCCCCAGCGGCGCGCTGTCGTCGTAGTCGCGCCAGAGGCGCTGCTCCCACACCTTGAAGGCGCTGCGCTGGCCGCCGGGGCCGCCGATGCGGATGCCCTGCGGGTTGTGGCCGCCGTGGCCAAAGGGGCTGGTGCCGCCGGTGCCGATCCACTTGCTGCCGCCGGCGTGGCGCTCGGTTTGCTCGGCCAGCCGCTGCTGCAGGGTGCGCATGAGTTCGTCCCAGTCGAGCTTCGGGGCGTTGGCCTTTTGCTCGTCGCTCAGCAGCCGTTGCAGCTCCTGTCTTAGCCAGTCGGCTGGGATGGCGCGCGCGCCCTCGCCCGCCACGGCCTGCACGCCTTTGAAGTGGGCGGCAAAGGCGCGGTCGAAGGGGTCGAACAGGGATTCGTCCTTGACCAGCGTGGTGCGTGCGAGGTAGTAGAAATCATCGAGCGAGCAGGCGTCGGGGTTGGCCGGGCCCACGAGGCCGGATTGCAGCGCCTGCAGCAGCGTGAGGTATTCGCGCACCGACACCGGCAGCCGGGCGGCGCGCAAGGCATAGAAAAAATCGATCAGCATGGGTGGGCTGGGCTGGGTTGAGGGCGCCAAACCGCCTCAGCGGTGGCGCTGGTTCATGAACACCAGGCGCTCGAGCAGGCCGGCATCCTGCTCGTTTTTGAGCAGCGCGCCCGCCAGTGGCGGCACCACCAGCTGCTGCTCTTTGCCGTGCAGCGCCTGGGGCGGGATGTCTTCGGCCAGCAGCAGCCGGATCCAGTCGAGCAGCTCCGAGGTACTGGGCTTTTTCTTCAGGCCCGGCAGCTGGCGCAGCTCGAGAAAGGCTTTGAGCGCCGCCGTGAGCAGCTCGTCTTTGAGGCCGGGAAAGTGCACGCCCACGATGCGGCGCAGCGTGGCCGGGTCGGGGAACTGGATGTAGTGGAAAAAGCAGCGGCGCAAAAAGGCGTCGGGCAGCTCTTTTTCGTTGTTCGAGGTGATGAACACCAGCGGCCGGTGCCGCGCCCGGATGGTCTGGCGCGTCTCGTAACAGTGGAACTCCATGCGGTCGAGCTCGCGCAGCAAGTCGTTGGGGAATTCGATGTCGGCCTTGTCGATTTCGTCGATCAAGAGCACCAGCGGCTGCTCGGCCGTGAAGGCCTGCCAGAGCACGCCTTGCACGATGTAGTGGCCGATGTCGCGCACGCGCTCGTCCCCGAGCTGCGAGTCGCGCAGGCGGCTCACGGCGTCGTACTCGTACAGGCCCTGCTGCGCCTTGGTGCTGCTCTTGATGTGCCATTGCAGCAGCGGCAGCCCCAAGGCCGCCGCCACCTCTTCGGCCAGCAGGGTTTTGCCGGTGCCGGGTTCGCCCTTGATGAGCAAGGGCCGCTGCAAGGTGATGGCGGCGTTGACCGCGAGCAACAAATCGGGGCTGGCGACGTAGTGGGGGGAGCCGGAGAATTTCATGGGCAAGAAAGGAGCTTCAAGGAGGTGGGCTGGGTTGGCCAAGGGCCGGAGGAGCCCATTGCTGGCGGGTGGTGCAGGTCGTTGGCGGGGTGCCAAGCCAGATGGTAGGCAGGAAGTGGGTAACTTGCAACAGCCTATGGTAGCGCCAAAGTACCCAAGCAGCATAGAATCACAATTTCCATCTTCCAGCCCCCCCCTTGCAGCGCATCATGCAGCCACCCAGCCCCAGCCTGCGGCCACCTGCCGCCTGCCACCGGCCCTGCAGCCGTGGTGAATGCGCCAGCCTGCGCGCGCATCAAGCTATGCAGGCATGGATGAGCGTGCTGGTTTTTTTGGCCACGGTTGCGGGCGCGACGGTGCATGCCCAAGCCCTGCCCGGGGCGGCCGATTCTGCGCAAACGCCCCTACTGGCCCAAGGAGTACAAGCTTCCCAGTTTGATTTGATGGCGCAAGCCGAGCCCGATTTTTTTGCCGATCAGGCGCCGCTGCAGGTGCTGTCGGTCACGCGCTTGGCACAGCCGCTGGCCGACACCCCCGGTGCCGTCACGGTGCTCGACCGCCAGACCCTGCGCCGCTCGGGTGCGCGCAATATCACCGAGGCGCTGCGGCTGGTGCCGGGTTATATGGTGGCAGGCCTAAACGGTGCCAACTTGGTGGCGGCTTACCATGCGCCGGTGGACGAATACGGGGTGCGCAGCCTGATTTTGGTCGATGGGCGCTCGCTATACAGTCCCAGTTACTTTGGTGGCGGCTTTAGGGCGCTCAACGCGGTGCCGATCGAGGAGGTCGAGCGCATCGAGGTGCTGCGCGGCAGCAACTCGACCGCTTTCGGCGCGCACGCCCTGTTTGGCGTCATCAACGTGGTGACGCGCCACACGCTCGACACGCTCGGTCAGGCGGTGAGCTTCACTGCCGGTGGCGGTGGTGTGGCCGACGTCTACGCTCGCATCGGCTGGGGAGCGCCGGGGCTGGCGCAGCGCCTGAGCGTGAACCGCAGCGCCGACCACGGCCTGCGCGACCTGCGCGACAGCCACGAGCGCGTGCAGCTGCTTTGGCGTGCCGACCTTAAGCCCCGCCCCGCTACCGAGTTGATGTTCCAAGCCGGCTTGAGCGAGTTGGATGCTGGTCATGGGTTTGCGAGCAATCCCGACGACCCGCAGCGTGACGTGGCGTTGCGCAAATCCCACGCGCTGCTGCAATGGCGCCATGCCGATGGCCCTGAGGCCACGTGGAAGGCCACCTTGTCGTGGGACGAAGAGCGCCTCAGCGATCCGAGCCAGACGGATTCGATTGGATTTAGTTTTTCGCCCACACCAGACATCGCCGACCTAATCTACCACGAGCAGCGGCTGGCGCTGGAGCTTGAGCACACGCGCGTGATCTCGCCGAGCTGGCGCTGGGTGCTGGGGGGTGGTGTGCGCGACGACAGCAGCTTTGCGCCGGTGTTGTTTACCACCACCGAGCGCGTGGGCGTGCGCGATTGGCGGGTGTTCGGGCATGCGGAATGGGCGCCGGCACCGCGGTGGCTGCTCAACGCCGGACTGTTTGCTGGCTACCGCAGCGACACCGGCAGCTACTTGGCCCCGCGCCTGATGCTCAACCACGAGCTTGCGCCCGGCCACACGCTGCGCGCCGGGCTGACGCGCGCCGAACGGCCGCCGCTGTTGTTCGAGCGCAGTTCCGATGTGCGCGCTTACATCAACCGTACGCCAGTCGGTACGGTCCACCGCCCGAACCCGGCTTTGCGCAACGAGGTCTTGCAAGCGCAGGAGCTGGGCTACCACGCCAGCTTGGCCGAGGGGCGCGTGAATCTGGATGTGCGGCTATACCAAGAGCGCATGGGCGATTTCATCCAGTTTCGCTCAGGTGTGCCGCGCCAGTACGTCAACGCCCCCGGCTTCACATTGCGCGGGCTCGAGTACCAGCTGATCTGGCGCCCCAGTGAGCGCACCGAACTGCGCCTGAACCAGTCCTTCAACCAGATGCGCTGGCACCAAGCCGGGCCTATAGGCCGCGAGCCGCCCGCCCGTCTGAGCACCGTGGCCTGGTTTCAGCGGCTGGACGACGGCTGGGACGTGGCCCTGATGCTGCACGAACACAACGGCATGTCGTGGCGCCCACCGGCCAGTGCGGTGGGATCCGTCACCCGCGTCGATGCCCGCCTAGCGCGCGCGTTCGACTGGGGTGGCGCGCGCGCCGAAGCCGCCTTGGTGGTGCAGTCGCTCGGCGGCGACATCGACGAATTCGTGCCCAATCGGCTTAGCAACCGGCGCGTCTATGCGAGCCTGCGCCTCGAATTCTGATCCCGAACAGCCCGCCCGGCGCATGGGTTTGCTGGCCGGCTTGGGGCTGCTGGGCTTGGGCCAGCTCGCCAGTGCCGACCTGTGGGCGCAAGGGATAGCCCCCGCTGTGGCGCAGCCCGCCACAAATCCAAATCCTTCGCCCCTGTGGGTGGTGATGTCAGAGCGCAACGCGGCCCAGGACGAGGCGCTGCGCGTGCTGCGCAGCGGTGCGGCGCTGCCCTTGCAGGCGGGCCTGTGGTCCGATTGGGCGCAGTGGGAGCAGCTGGCTTCGGGTTCGGCCCTGATGCTGTTGGGTGCGCGCGCGCTGGCGGCCTGGGCGCAGCGCCAGCCCCCCGCCTTGCCAGCCATGCCGTGGGTGGCGGGGCTGCTGTCGCAAGCGGCATGGGCGGGATTGCCCGCTGCGCTGCGCGGCCGCACCCACGTGGCTTGGTTGGATCAGCCGCTGCCGCGCTTGGCCGAGCTGCTGCGGCTGGCCTTGCCCGATCGCTCGCGGGTGGCTGTGCTGTTTGGCCCCGCCACCCGCGTCTGGCGCGAGCCGCTGCAAGAGGCCCTGCATGCGCGCCACTGGCAGATGCAAGCGGCGCAGTTGCACGAATCCGACGGGCCGGCCGAGCTCTTTGCCGCCCTGAGCCGTGTGCTCGATAGCAGCGAGGCGCTGCTGCTGTTGCCCGACGCCCAAGTGGTGCAGCCCAGCCAATTCCAGAATTTGCTGATCGCAGCCTACCGCCAGCGCCTGCCGGTGGTGTCGTTCTCCCAGGCCCATGTGCGTTCGGGAGCCTCCTTGGGCTTGTACACCACCCCCACCCAAGCGGCGCTGCAGATGCTCGACCTGCTGCGCAAAGCGCAGCAGCCCGGGGTGCGCTTGCAACAGCAGTGGGCCAGCCAGTTCGAACTGGCCATCAACGAGCCGGTGGCACGTTCGCTCAACCTCCTGTTGCCCTCGGTGGCCATGCTGGCCGGGGCGCTGATGCAGCGCACCGGTGCCGCGCCAGAGGGGGGTGCTCGATGAACCCCGACCCCATGCTGCGCCAGATGCGCCTGCGCCTGTGGCTGGCTGCCGCCTTGCCGGCGGTGCTGGTGATGTTGGTGCTTCTGGTGCTGTTCGTGCAGCGCCACAGCTTCGAGCTCCTCCAAGCCCAGCAGCATCAGGCGCAAGCCGTGGCCAAGCAACTGGCCAGCCAAGCCGAGTTTGCTCTGTTTGCCGCCGACGTGCAGACCCTGCAGCGCCTGGCCGGCGCCACCAAAGACAGCGACGACGACTTGGTGGCGGTGGCGCTGCGCGCCGCCAACGGGCATTTTCAGGCCGGAGCAGGGCGCTTTGGCGCCCAATTGCCCGATTTTTCAGGCAACCGCGTGCACCTCAATGGCGACCGCTTGTGGGTGATCTACGAGGTGCGTTCGCAATTGATGGCGGTCGATGATCCGCTGGCCGCCGGCTTGCTGGAGTCTGGGGTGGCAGAGTCGGTGGTGCTCGGTTACGTGGCGCTCGAATACGACCTGAGCGCGCTCCAGCGCAGCAGCCGGCAGTTGCTGCTTTGGGCGCTGGCGGCCACCGGCCTAGCCTTGGTGTTGGCGGCGCTGCTGTCGGCCCTGATCGCCTCCAGCGTGACGCGGCCGGTGGCCCACATCAGCGACGTGGTGCGCCGCATCGGCGGCGGGCAATTGCAGGCGCGCGCCGACGTGGAGCGCTGCGGCCCGATGGCCCAGTTGGCCAGCGGCATCAACCGTATGGCCAGCCAGGTCGCCGTGACGCAAGAAGAGCTCATGCAGCAGGTGCAGCAAGCCACCGACGAACTGCGCCTGCAAAAGCTCGAGGCAGAGCGCACGGCGCGCACCGATGGCCTGACGGGTTTGCTGCGCCGGCGTGCCTTCATCGAGTTGGCCGAGGCCGAAATCCAGCGCAGCCTGCGCTACGAAGATCCGCTCTCGTTCATCATGTTCGACGTAGATCATTTCAAGTTTATCAACGACAACCACGGCCACCCCTGTGGCGACGCAGCCCTGGTGCACTTGGCTGAGCTGTTGCGCGAGCAGATGCGCGATTCCGATCTGCCTTGCCGCTGGGGTGGCGAGGAGTTCGTGGTGTTGCTGCCGCGCACCAGCGCCGACGTGGCGCGCCACGCGGCCGAGCGCATCCGCAGCCATTTTGAGGCCAACCCGGTGCGCTGGAAAGATCGCAGCCTGCGTGTGACGGCCAGCTTCGGCGTGGCCGCCTTTGATGCGCGCGACATCAGCCTGTCGAGCATGGTGGCGCGCGCCGACACAGCCCTGTACCGCGCCAAACGCAACGGTCGCAACCGGGTCGAGGTGGCCGAAGGCGGTTTTGCTGCGGGCTTGGAGCAGCCGACGGCTTAAGGCGGCTCGCGCAAGGGACACCGCGCAGCAGCAGCGGCGCGGTTTTTAGGTGGGTGTGGTGGCCGGTGCATCCAACCCGAGCCGCGCGCGCTGGCACGCCAGCTGCAGCCGCACTTGGGCCGGCGCCGTGCCGCCCACGGTCGAGCGCGCCTCGAGCGAGCCGCGCAGGCTCAGGCAGTCATAGACATCGGCCTCGATCAGCGGGTGAAAGCCTTGCAGCACCGCCAGCGGCAGCTCGGCCAAGCCGCAGGCGTGGCTGCTGGCGGCCTTGACGGCGTGCGCCACGCACTCGTGCGCGTCGCGAAACGGCAGCCCCTTTTGCACCAGGTAGTCGGCCAGGTCGGTGGCGGTGGCGTAGCCTTTTTGCGCCGCCTGCTCCATGGCAGCGGCGTTGACGCGCAAGCCCCCTTGCTTGAGGCCGGTGGCCGCATCGGGCGTGCCACCGATCATCTCGGCAAAAATGCGCAGCGTATCGCGCAGCGTGTCCACGGTGTCGAACAGCGGCTCTTTGTCTTCCTGGTTGTCTTTGTTGTAGGCCAGCGGCTGGGCTTTCATGAGTACCAGCAGGCCCATCAGGTGGCCGATCACGCGCCCGGTCTTGCCGCGCGCAAGTTCGGGTACGTCGGGGTTTTTCTTTTGCGGCATGATCGAACTGCCGGTGGTGTAGCGGTCGGCCAGCGCCACAAAGCCAAAGTTTTGGCTCATCCAGATGATCAGCTCTTCGCTCAGGCGGCTCAGGTGCACCATGCACAGGCTGGCGGCGGCGCAGAACTCGAGCGCAAAGTCGCGGTCGCTCACGGCGTCGAGGCTGTTGAGGCACAACTGCGGCTGGCCGTGCTCATCGACCATGCCCAGCGTGCGCGCCACGCGCTCGCGGTCCAGCGGGTAGCGGGTGCCGGCCAGCGCCGCGCTGCCCAGCGGCAGCCGGTTGGTGCGCCGGCGCACGTCGGCCAAGCGCTCGGCGTCGCGCGCAAACATCTCGACATAAGCCAGCAGATGGTGCGCAAAACTCACCGGCTGCGCCACTTGCAGGTGGGTAAAGCCGGGCATGATCACGTCCACGTGCTGCTCGGCCACCTCGACCAAGGCGCGCTGCAGTTGTTGCAGCAGCGCCTGCAGGCCGTCGATCTCGTCGCGCAGCCACAGGCGCACGTCGGTGGCCACTTGGTCGTTGCGGCTGCGCCCGGTGTGCAGGCGCTTGCCGGCGTCGCCCACGAGCTGCGTCAGGCGCGCTTCGATGTTCAGGTGTACGTCTTCGAGCTCGAGCTTCCACTCGAAGCGCCCAGCTTCAATCTCGGCCGCGATGCCGGCCATGCCGCGCTCGATGGCGGCCCAGTCGGCGGCGCTGATGATGCCTTGCGCCGCCAGCATCTCGGCGTGCGCTAGGCTGGCGCGGATGTCGGCGCGCCACAGGCGCTGGTCAAATCCCACGCTGGCGGTGTAGCGCTGCACCAGCGCGCTCACGGGTTCGCTGAACAGGGCCGACCAGGCCTGGGTTTTGGAGTCGAGTTGGCTGGCAGTCATGGTGCGGGTGTGGGGCAGGGTGGGGGCAGGGTGCGGAAGCTCAGGGCGTGCAAGGCGAGCGGGCAACAGGGCGCGGGCAGGGCAAAATTGGCGAAAATGGATGCGGCTGTAAA
This sequence is a window from Serpentinimonas maccroryi. Protein-coding genes within it:
- the argH gene encoding argininosuccinate lyase; the protein is MTASQLDSKTQAWSALFSEPVSALVQRYTASVGFDQRLWRADIRASLAHAEMLAAQGIISAADWAAIERGMAGIAAEIEAGRFEWKLELEDVHLNIEARLTQLVGDAGKRLHTGRSRNDQVATDVRLWLRDEIDGLQALLQQLQRALVEVAEQHVDVIMPGFTHLQVAQPVSFAHHLLAYVEMFARDAERLADVRRRTNRLPLGSAALAGTRYPLDRERVARTLGMVDEHGQPQLCLNSLDAVSDRDFALEFCAAASLCMVHLSRLSEELIIWMSQNFGFVALADRYTTGSSIMPQKKNPDVPELARGKTGRVIGHLMGLLVLMKAQPLAYNKDNQEDKEPLFDTVDTLRDTLRIFAEMIGGTPDAATGLKQGGLRVNAAAMEQAAQKGYATATDLADYLVQKGLPFRDAHECVAHAVKAASSHACGLAELPLAVLQGFHPLIEADVYDCLSLRGSLEARSTVGGTAPAQVRLQLACQRARLGLDAPATTPT